The following DNA comes from Neovison vison isolate M4711 chromosome 13, ASM_NN_V1, whole genome shotgun sequence.
CAGGAttgaaacatttaattttctctaaAGGAGCAGTCCCCCAATTGGTTCCCCTGGGCTGGAATCGCCACGGTTGAGTTTTCTGCGAACGAGGCTTCAAGCTCAGGCTTTCTCAGCTCCTCCAGCATGTCCTGGATGATGACTTGCAAGGCTTTGCCCAGCAGCCTGGCTGGGAACCAAAGGGATAACCGAGGCACGTGGATGAGGGCCGCGTACCCATTTCCATGATGCAAAGACAGGTAATAGGTGTAATCACAGACGTATCTGCAACCACATGAAATGCTGTGTTACTACTCCTTGAGCCAGCCTCTAATCCCAGGGAAGTGTGAGCATAAGGGACAATGCAGCATCCCCAAAGCACGAAGACCTCGGACTGCCACCCAGGGAGATTTAGGTTTTGTTCTTCTGCCTCAGAAAGAAGAGTTGCTGGGAATGAACCGGGGAGAGACGGATTCTTGTTCTCACGGTCCCACAATCAGCAAGCAGCAGAGCCGGGAAGGGACCAGATTTTCAAGCAATTAGT
Coding sequences within:
- the PGPEP1L gene encoding pyroglutamyl-peptidase 1-like protein, which gives rise to MQLVVHIGMDTSAKVIILEQCAKNRSYQDADIRGFRPARGECLPDGPEVIVSEVSMKAVRKRVAVEGVEVIFSRDAGRYVCDYTYYLSLHHGNGYAALIHVPRLSLWFPARLLGKALQVIIQDMLEELRKPELEASFAENSTVAIPAQGNQLGDCSFREN